From a single Oxalobacter vibrioformis genomic region:
- the aroKB gene encoding bifunctional shikimate kinase/3-dehydroquinate synthase AroKB: MGENIFLVGLMGSGKTTVGRALAKRLGLRFIDSDHEIESRTGASISWIFEIEGEDSFRKREVDAIRDLTARKGIVLATGGGAVISPENRRYLKERGTVVYLRASVNNVLQRTMHDRNRPLLQTDDPRKKMEELFRQREPFYTEVADIVIDTGRQNVHAMVQSILGKMTGKRKEIKTGGKPDAKNRNRKKNEGRQKKSMVTRESKHIHLQVDLGERSYPIEIGPGLINDSKLIARLVKGSRIVVVTNTVVAPLYLEKMTRSLEAAGKQVIPIVLPDGEQEKNWASLMTVFDILLENKCDRKTTLLALGGGVIGDLTGYAAASFMRGIPFVQVPTTLLAEVDSSVGGKTGINHPLGKNMIGAFYQPEAVIADTLTLNTLPDRELSAGMAEVIKHGAILDPDYFAWIEKDIAQLMARDGAALAYAIGRSCEIKADVVRQDERESSGLRAILNFGHTFGHAIEAGLGFGEWLHGEAVGCGMVMAADLSCRMGLLDAASTERISKLVKAAGLPTVAPDLGVDRWIELMQVDKKNAGGEIQFILLKSLGSAFVTTVPDAMLRETLKACVNAV, encoded by the coding sequence ATGGGCGAAAATATATTTCTGGTGGGCCTGATGGGGTCAGGCAAGACAACGGTGGGAAGAGCGCTGGCGAAGCGGCTCGGTCTGCGCTTTATTGATTCGGATCATGAGATCGAATCCCGGACAGGTGCTTCCATTTCCTGGATATTTGAGATTGAAGGAGAGGATTCATTTCGCAAGCGGGAGGTCGATGCCATTCGTGATCTGACGGCGCGAAAAGGGATTGTGCTGGCTACAGGCGGTGGTGCAGTGATCAGTCCGGAAAACCGGCGTTATCTCAAGGAGCGCGGAACAGTCGTTTATCTGCGTGCGTCCGTGAATAATGTGCTGCAGCGAACCATGCACGACAGGAATCGCCCGCTTTTACAGACTGACGATCCCAGGAAGAAGATGGAGGAGCTTTTCCGGCAGCGTGAGCCCTTTTATACAGAAGTTGCCGATATTGTGATTGATACCGGGCGGCAGAATGTGCATGCCATGGTGCAATCCATTCTGGGAAAAATGACCGGGAAACGCAAAGAGATAAAAACGGGCGGAAAGCCGGATGCAAAAAACAGAAACCGCAAAAAAAATGAAGGGCGACAGAAAAAAAGCATGGTGACAAGAGAATCCAAACACATTCATTTGCAGGTTGATCTTGGTGAGCGCAGTTATCCGATTGAAATCGGGCCGGGACTGATCAATGACAGCAAACTCATTGCTCGGCTGGTAAAAGGGAGCCGGATAGTCGTGGTGACCAATACGGTTGTGGCGCCGTTGTACCTGGAGAAGATGACCCGATCACTTGAAGCGGCTGGAAAACAGGTTATTCCCATTGTTTTGCCTGATGGCGAGCAGGAAAAAAACTGGGCCAGCCTGATGACGGTATTTGATATCCTGCTGGAAAATAAATGCGACAGGAAAACCACGCTGCTGGCACTGGGTGGTGGCGTGATTGGTGACCTGACCGGTTATGCGGCTGCGAGTTTTATGCGGGGCATTCCATTTGTCCAGGTGCCGACCACGCTGTTGGCAGAGGTGGATTCTTCTGTCGGCGGGAAAACGGGTATCAACCACCCGCTGGGAAAAAACATGATTGGCGCGTTTTACCAGCCGGAGGCGGTGATTGCCGATACCCTGACATTGAATACGCTGCCGGATCGCGAACTGTCTGCCGGGATGGCGGAAGTCATCAAGCATGGCGCCATTTTAGACCCTGACTATTTTGCCTGGATAGAAAAAGATATTGCGCAACTGATGGCGCGTGACGGGGCAGCACTGGCGTATGCCATTGGCCGTTCCTGTGAAATCAAGGCGGATGTGGTGCGGCAGGATGAAAGAGAAAGCAGCGGCTTGCGAGCGATCCTGAATTTTGGACATACCTTTGGTCATGCCATTGAAGCCGGGCTGGGGTTTGGTGAGTGGCTTCATGGTGAAGCGGTTGGTTGCGGCATGGTGATGGCTGCTGACTTGTCATGCCGGATGGGATTGCTTGATGCCGCCTCAACGGAACGCATCAGTAAACTGGTTAAAGCAGCCGGGCTGCCAACCGTCGCGCCTGATCTTGGGGTGGATCGCTGGATTGAGCTGATGCAGGTGGACAAGAAAAATGCTGGCGGCGAGATCCAGTTCATTCTATTGAAATCGCTCGGGTCCGCCTTTGTGACCACGGTGCCGGATGCAATGCTGCGCGAGACGCTGAAAGCCTGCGTCAACGCGGTATAA
- a CDS encoding deoxyguanosinetriphosphate triphosphohydrolase, whose protein sequence is MNPYHLAPYAAKSSESHGRVYDEPTPVTRTAFQRDRDRIIHCGAFRRLEYKTQVFVNHEGDLFRTRLTHSLEVAQIARSVARNLQLNGDLVEAISLAHDLGHTPFGHAGQDALDGCMAAFGGFEHNLQSLRVVEVLEQRYGAFDGLNLTFETREGILKHCSDEKAIELGELGRRFLENRQPSLEAQLANRADEIAYNNHDIDDGLRSGLITVSQLQEIDLFARQWHEVKTAMPGISERRMVYETIRRMISALIVDLTRTSEEKIREVAPSHIEDVRHAPQLIAFSEKMAEEAAALKAFLFTNLYRHYQVNRMSSKARLIIRQLFHVFMEDPSLLPPDERAKTNREADHARHIADYIAGMTDRYAMREYRRLFEVDEV, encoded by the coding sequence ATGAATCCATACCACTTGGCGCCTTATGCCGCCAAATCATCCGAGTCGCACGGCCGTGTTTATGATGAGCCGACACCGGTAACACGTACAGCCTTTCAGCGTGACCGTGACCGGATTATTCACTGTGGCGCATTCAGGCGGCTGGAGTATAAGACCCAGGTTTTCGTCAATCATGAGGGAGATCTTTTTCGTACCCGGCTCACACACAGTCTGGAGGTGGCACAGATTGCACGATCCGTTGCACGTAATCTGCAGTTGAACGGGGATCTGGTCGAAGCGATTTCTCTTGCGCATGATTTGGGGCATACGCCTTTCGGACATGCCGGGCAGGATGCGCTGGATGGGTGTATGGCAGCGTTTGGCGGGTTTGAGCATAATCTGCAGAGTCTGCGTGTTGTTGAAGTGCTGGAGCAGCGTTATGGTGCATTTGATGGATTGAACCTGACCTTTGAAACACGTGAGGGCATCCTCAAGCATTGTTCTGACGAGAAAGCGATTGAGCTGGGAGAACTGGGCCGCCGTTTTCTGGAAAACAGGCAGCCTTCGCTGGAAGCGCAACTGGCCAACAGGGCCGATGAAATTGCCTATAACAATCATGATATTGATGATGGTCTGCGTTCCGGCCTGATTACGGTTTCACAATTGCAGGAAATCGACCTTTTTGCCCGACAGTGGCACGAGGTAAAAACGGCGATGCCGGGTATCAGTGAACGCCGGATGGTTTATGAAACCATCCGGCGGATGATCAGTGCCCTGATCGTTGACCTGACACGTACTTCAGAGGAAAAAATACGTGAAGTGGCACCCTCCCATATTGAAGATGTGCGCCATGCGCCACAGTTGATTGCTTTTTCAGAAAAAATGGCAGAAGAAGCGGCGGCGCTGAAAGCGTTTCTTTTCACCAATCTCTACCGGCATTACCAGGTCAACCGCATGAGCAGCAAGGCGAGACTCATTATCCGCCAGCTCTTTCATGTATTCATGGAAGATCCGTCGCTTCTGCCGCCGGATGAGCGGGCGAAAACCAACCGGGAAGCAGACCATGCCCGTCATATTGCGGATTACATTGCGGGGATGACAGACCGGTACGCCATGCGGGAATACCGCCGTCTTTTTGAAGTGGATGAGGTTTAG
- the xseA gene encoding exodeoxyribonuclease VII large subunit, with protein MNPDITEQHTAAAPPVLTVSALNQSVARLLEKSFALTWIAGEISNFTRAASGHWYFTLKDDTAQVRAVMFRGRAQSVGFDIRNGDRIEARATVTLYPARGDYQLNVEAIRHAGVGNLFEAFQRLKEKLAKEGLFETDKKQPLPVFPRTIGIVTSLQAAALRDVLTTLSRRAPHVRIILYPAPVQGDGAGEKIAQAIQTASTRAETDMLIVCRGGGSMEDLWSFNEEIVARAIAACTIPVISGVGHETDTTIADFVADLRAPTPTGAAEMATRPQTDWMNTIRTQAEDLQYAMERIMANTRQHVDMASRRLISPATYTRREKIRLGALADQLSNAKKRLVTDAQNRLLHLSIRLRGKLPDTAVYHTRLQTTRRQMASLISAAMTSHRQGVASWHAQLELLSPERTLERGYAIITDKRGRVIRSPLKLPIRENVTIRLAQGSAQVGIASVQPEIE; from the coding sequence ATGAATCCTGACATCACAGAACAACATACGGCAGCAGCACCTCCTGTCCTGACGGTCTCGGCACTGAACCAGTCTGTTGCCCGCCTGCTGGAAAAAAGTTTTGCCCTGACATGGATCGCAGGTGAAATCTCGAACTTTACACGGGCAGCTTCCGGCCACTGGTACTTCACACTCAAGGATGATACGGCCCAGGTTCGGGCTGTCATGTTCCGGGGGCGCGCCCAATCAGTCGGTTTTGACATCAGGAATGGCGACAGGATTGAAGCACGCGCCACCGTAACCCTTTACCCGGCACGTGGCGACTACCAGTTGAATGTCGAAGCAATCCGTCATGCCGGCGTTGGCAACCTTTTTGAAGCTTTCCAGCGCCTCAAGGAAAAACTGGCAAAAGAAGGACTCTTTGAAACAGACAAAAAGCAGCCCCTGCCCGTTTTTCCCCGGACCATCGGCATTGTGACCAGCCTGCAGGCTGCAGCACTGCGCGATGTGCTGACAACCCTTTCCAGACGAGCACCACATGTTCGTATTATTCTGTACCCGGCTCCCGTCCAGGGAGACGGCGCAGGAGAAAAAATCGCCCAGGCAATCCAGACGGCATCCACACGTGCAGAAACCGACATGCTCATCGTCTGCCGGGGAGGCGGCAGCATGGAAGACCTGTGGAGCTTCAATGAGGAAATCGTCGCTCGTGCCATTGCCGCATGCACGATTCCGGTTATTTCCGGTGTTGGTCACGAAACCGATACCACCATCGCCGACTTTGTTGCCGATCTTCGCGCCCCGACACCAACCGGTGCGGCAGAAATGGCCACCCGCCCCCAAACTGACTGGATGAACACCATCAGAACACAGGCGGAAGATCTCCAGTATGCGATGGAACGCATCATGGCCAATACCCGCCAGCATGTAGATATGGCTTCGCGTCGCCTGATCAGCCCGGCAACCTACACCCGGCGGGAAAAAATCCGTCTTGGCGCACTGGCAGACCAATTGTCAAACGCCAAAAAGCGGCTCGTCACCGATGCACAAAACCGGCTGCTGCACCTCTCAATCCGCCTGAGAGGAAAACTGCCGGACACTGCCGTATACCATACCCGGCTCCAGACAACCCGGCGCCAGATGGCATCCCTTATCAGTGCCGCCATGACCAGTCATCGGCAAGGCGTGGCTTCATGGCATGCACAACTGGAACTCCTGAGTCCCGAGCGGACACTTGAGCGCGGCTATGCCATTATCACCGATAAGCGCGGGCGCGTGATCCGTTCCCCGCTCAAATTACCGATACGGGAAAATGTCACTATCCGGCTGGCTCAGGGCAGCGCACAGGTTGGCATTGCCAGTGTCCAGCCCGAAATCGAATAA
- a CDS encoding DUF2889 domain-containing protein, giving the protein MPLPDSPNRRALKHTRRLHVEFYLREDELWDIDARFTDVKPFDLEVTSFVIPANRPLHDLSIRITTDAKSNIVDVLVVFDQVPFGGYCEQIEAKYQQLIGLNLLKNFRQGVRERLGKAAGCTHMNELVELLPYVAVQVLIFGEKDTSEKTAFQQSGEKPFHLDGCHALRTDGPVVAKFYPKWVADDISSSKEFG; this is encoded by the coding sequence ATGCCACTCCCTGATTCACCCAATCGACGTGCCTTAAAGCACACACGCAGACTTCATGTCGAATTCTACCTGAGAGAGGATGAGCTCTGGGATATTGATGCCCGTTTTACGGATGTCAAACCCTTCGATCTTGAAGTCACCTCTTTTGTCATCCCGGCAAACCGGCCGCTTCACGATCTGTCGATTCGGATCACGACCGATGCAAAATCCAATATTGTCGATGTTTTGGTGGTATTTGATCAGGTACCTTTTGGCGGCTACTGTGAACAGATCGAAGCGAAATATCAGCAACTGATCGGCCTGAATCTTTTGAAAAATTTCCGGCAGGGCGTTCGGGAACGGCTGGGCAAGGCCGCCGGTTGTACCCATATGAATGAACTGGTTGAACTCCTGCCCTATGTTGCGGTACAGGTTCTCATCTTTGGCGAAAAAGACACCAGCGAGAAAACGGCTTTCCAGCAAAGCGGCGAAAAACCCTTCCATCTGGATGGCTGCCATGCACTCCGAACGGATGGCCCGGTTGTCGCAAAGTTTTATCCGAAATGGGTGGCAGACGACATTTCATCCAGCAAGGAATTCGGCTGA
- the recA gene encoding recombinase RecA, whose amino-acid sequence MDDKKANSEKGKALAAALAQIEKQFGKGSVMRMDDGAVAEELAVVSTGSLGLDIALGVGGLPRGRVVEVYGPESSGKTTLTLQVIAEMQKLGGTCAFIDAEHALDVNYAQKLGVNLHELLISQPDTGEQALEITDALVRSGAVDLIVIDSVAALTPKAEIEGDMGDSLPGLQARLMSQALRKLTGSINRTNTTVIFINQIRMKIGVMFGNPETTTGGNALKFYSSVRLDIRRTGSIKSGDVVIGNETRVKVVKNKTAPPFKEAHFDILYGEGTSREGEILDLGSDAKVVDKAGAWYSYNGERIGQGKDNARNYLRERPQLAREIENKVRAALGVPELPPMTGEEKKVTKAAKEKAESEK is encoded by the coding sequence ATGGATGATAAAAAAGCCAATTCGGAAAAAGGTAAAGCGCTGGCAGCGGCGCTGGCACAGATTGAAAAACAGTTTGGCAAAGGCTCTGTCATGCGTATGGATGACGGTGCAGTGGCAGAAGAACTCGCTGTTGTTTCTACAGGATCGCTTGGGCTGGACATCGCGCTGGGCGTAGGCGGTCTGCCACGCGGACGTGTGGTTGAGGTCTATGGGCCTGAGTCTTCCGGTAAAACCACCCTGACGCTTCAGGTTATTGCCGAGATGCAGAAGCTTGGCGGCACCTGTGCCTTTATTGATGCCGAGCATGCGCTGGATGTAAATTATGCCCAGAAACTGGGTGTCAATCTGCATGAACTCCTGATTTCCCAACCGGATACCGGCGAACAGGCGCTTGAAATCACCGATGCACTGGTGCGTTCCGGTGCGGTGGATCTGATCGTGATTGATTCGGTCGCTGCGTTGACGCCCAAGGCGGAAATTGAAGGAGATATGGGCGACTCCCTGCCGGGCCTGCAGGCGCGTTTGATGTCGCAGGCACTGCGCAAGCTGACCGGCAGCATCAACCGGACCAATACCACTGTTATTTTCATTAACCAGATCCGGATGAAGATTGGTGTCATGTTCGGCAATCCGGAGACGACGACCGGCGGTAATGCGCTGAAGTTTTACTCATCCGTTCGCCTGGACATCCGTCGTACCGGCTCCATCAAATCCGGTGATGTGGTGATCGGAAACGAAACACGCGTCAAAGTGGTCAAAAACAAAACGGCGCCCCCATTCAAGGAGGCACATTTTGACATCCTGTATGGTGAGGGTACATCACGCGAAGGCGAAATTCTTGATCTGGGCTCTGATGCCAAGGTTGTTGACAAGGCTGGCGCATGGTACAGCTATAATGGTGAACGTATCGGACAGGGCAAGGATAATGCGCGCAATTACCTGCGCGAGCGTCCCCAACTGGCGCGTGAAATTGAAAACAAGGTGCGCGCGGCACTGGGCGTGCCGGAATTGCCTCCCATGACAGGGGAAGAGAAAAAGGTCACAAAAGCGGCGAAAGAAAAAGCTGAGAGTGAAAAGTAA
- the recX gene encoding recombination regulator RecX has protein sequence MTRVPSLKARALRYLSSRDYSRKELARKLLRFVEDGDDLGDLLAWLEAQGFLSDTRFAESLVRRRMGRYGNSRIKQELRNHQVTDALPDDAMQELIDNEAARAYEVWERKFGELATDQKERARQMRFLQQRGFSSEVIRKIMTKGKG, from the coding sequence ATGACACGGGTACCCAGTTTGAAAGCGAGGGCATTGCGTTATTTGTCATCGCGTGACTACAGCAGAAAGGAGCTTGCCCGCAAGCTCCTTCGTTTTGTGGAAGACGGGGATGATCTGGGTGATTTGCTGGCCTGGCTTGAAGCACAGGGTTTTTTGTCGGATACACGCTTTGCGGAATCGCTCGTCCGTCGCCGTATGGGGCGCTACGGCAACAGCCGGATCAAACAGGAGCTGCGTAATCATCAGGTGACAGACGCGTTGCCTGATGATGCGATGCAGGAACTGATTGACAATGAGGCCGCCCGTGCCTACGAGGTATGGGAAAGAAAATTCGGTGAGCTGGCGACGGATCAGAAAGAGCGGGCAAGGCAGATGCGTTTCCTTCAGCAGCGCGGCTTTTCTTCCGAGGTGATCCGCAAGATCATGACGAAAGGAAAAGGTTGA
- the lgt gene encoding prolipoprotein diacylglyceryl transferase has translation MLIHPLPHPIALKIGPLAVHWYGLMYLLGFIAFLVFGRIRIRQPHMARAGWTAKNLDDMLFYGVIGVVLGGRLGEVLFYAPAYYFSHPLEIFAIWKGGMSYHGGALGVLAAAWFYGRRNNRGLLEIMDLISPLITFGYITGRIGNFINAELPGRIADPSLPWAMIWPNIDNLPRHPSPLYQALVDGLLVAVILWIYARKPRPPGAVTAFYCLLYGMARFFTEYFRTPDYEVTLGWFTISAGQLLSVPMIIVGLCGLFLAYRNYSTRRLP, from the coding sequence ATGCTGATTCATCCGCTACCCCATCCGATCGCCCTCAAAATCGGGCCGCTGGCTGTTCACTGGTATGGACTGATGTACCTGCTTGGCTTTATTGCATTTCTGGTTTTCGGCCGTATCCGCATCAGACAGCCGCACATGGCACGGGCGGGCTGGACGGCGAAAAATCTTGATGACATGCTGTTTTACGGTGTTATCGGTGTCGTTCTGGGTGGGCGGCTCGGTGAAGTGCTTTTCTATGCTCCCGCCTATTATTTTTCCCATCCACTGGAGATTTTCGCCATATGGAAAGGCGGCATGTCTTATCACGGTGGCGCACTGGGTGTTCTCGCCGCTGCATGGTTTTATGGTCGCAGAAACAACCGGGGACTTCTGGAAATCATGGATCTGATTTCGCCGCTGATCACCTTCGGCTATATCACAGGCAGAATAGGCAATTTCATCAATGCCGAACTTCCCGGGCGTATTGCTGATCCCTCGCTTCCCTGGGCCATGATCTGGCCCAACATTGACAACCTCCCGCGCCACCCTTCCCCGCTTTACCAGGCCCTGGTGGATGGATTGCTGGTCGCTGTCATTTTATGGATTTATGCAAGAAAGCCCCGGCCGCCCGGCGCCGTTACCGCGTTTTACTGCCTGCTTTACGGGATGGCCCGCTTTTTCACGGAATATTTCCGCACACCGGATTATGAAGTTACCCTTGGCTGGTTTACTATTTCAGCAGGGCAGCTTCTGTCTGTCCCGATGATTATTGTGGGCCTGTGCGGACTGTTTCTGGCCTACCGCAACTATTCCACAAGGCGGCTCCCATAG
- the lgt gene encoding prolipoprotein diacylglyceryl transferase — MLIHPLPDPVAIQLGPLAIHWYGLMYVAAFVQFILLGNLRLRQPHIEQAGWNRKDLDNLLFYGAFGVIIGGRLGEVFFYNPSYFLSHPLEILAVWQGGMSYHGGFIGVFIAMWFYGKKYHKGFIPVLDFIAPLVPLGYAAGRIGNFINAELPGRVADASLPWAMIWPNVDMLPRHPSPLYQALFDGVIMFFLLWGFARKPHPDGAVSAFYLFLYGITRFFTEYFRIPDYTVSFLGVTISAGQMLSLPMILAAIIWFSHLYARKSHDMLNKTWHRIDK, encoded by the coding sequence ATGCTCATTCACCCGCTCCCCGACCCGGTGGCAATCCAGCTGGGACCACTTGCCATACACTGGTATGGCCTTATGTACGTTGCAGCGTTCGTCCAATTCATCCTTCTCGGCAATCTACGCCTGAGACAACCACATATCGAACAGGCCGGCTGGAACAGGAAAGACCTGGACAATCTGCTTTTTTATGGGGCATTCGGCGTTATCATCGGCGGTCGCCTGGGGGAAGTGTTTTTCTACAACCCGTCCTACTTTTTGTCACACCCACTGGAAATACTGGCTGTCTGGCAGGGGGGCATGTCTTATCACGGCGGCTTTATTGGCGTTTTTATTGCCATGTGGTTTTATGGAAAAAAATACCACAAGGGTTTTATTCCTGTCCTCGATTTCATCGCCCCGCTGGTCCCGCTTGGCTATGCCGCAGGCAGAATCGGCAACTTCATCAATGCCGAGCTGCCCGGACGTGTTGCAGATGCTTCCCTGCCCTGGGCCATGATCTGGCCCAACGTGGATATGCTGCCGCGGCATCCATCACCCCTGTACCAGGCACTCTTCGATGGGGTCATCATGTTTTTCCTGCTGTGGGGTTTTGCCAGAAAGCCCCATCCGGACGGCGCTGTCAGCGCCTTCTATCTTTTCCTGTACGGCATCACCCGATTCTTTACCGAATACTTCCGCATCCCGGATTACACCGTATCCTTTCTGGGGGTGACCATTTCAGCAGGACAAATGCTCTCCCTTCCAATGATTCTGGCTGCAATCATATGGTTTTCTCACCTTTATGCCAGAAAATCGCATGACATGCTGAACAAGACCTGGCACCGGATCGACAAATAA
- the ilvD gene encoding dihydroxy-acid dehydratase, translated as MPEYRSRTSTHGRNMAGARALWRATGMKDGDFNKPIIAVVNSFTQFVPGHVHLKDMGQMVAREIEAAGGVAKEFNTIAVDDGIAMGHGGMLYSLPSRELIADSVEYMVNAHCADAMVCISNCDKITPGMLMAALRLNIPAIFVSGGPMEAGKLVDVLHGQKNADEKEQRIVKIDLIDAMIQAGNPQISDEEVMNYERSACPTCGSCSGMFTANSMNCLMEALGMALPGNGTLVATHADRKELFLRAGRTIVGLAKQYYEKDDASVLPRSIVTKTALENAMALDVAMGGSTNTVLHLLAAANEGEVPFVMADIDRVSRHVPCLCKVSPATHDYFIEDVHRAGGIFGILAELARAGLIDTSTPTVHSPTMADAIARYDVMTTKDEGVLSLYRAAPGGVPTQVAFSQDRRYEELDTNRVSGCIRNREHAYTEDGGLAVLHGNIALDGCIVKTAGVDERIWKFTGRARIFESQEDTVEAILQDRIFPGDVIIVRYEGPKGGPGMQEMLYPTSYIKSKGLGSDCALFTDGRFSGGSSGLVIGHASPEAASGGAVGLIEEGDMIEIDIPARTINLQISDTDLAQRRRKMDAKGDKAWKPVNRERVVSKSLQAYAAMATSADRGAVRDINQLKK; from the coding sequence ATGCCCGAATATCGTTCCAGAACGTCCACCCATGGACGCAATATGGCCGGCGCCCGCGCGTTGTGGCGTGCGACAGGGATGAAAGATGGTGATTTCAACAAGCCGATTATTGCCGTCGTCAATTCATTTACCCAGTTTGTGCCGGGGCATGTCCATCTCAAGGATATGGGGCAGATGGTGGCGCGCGAGATTGAAGCGGCTGGCGGGGTTGCCAAGGAATTCAATACGATCGCTGTGGATGACGGTATTGCGATGGGGCATGGTGGGATGCTGTATTCCCTGCCGTCACGCGAACTGATCGCCGATTCGGTGGAATATATGGTGAATGCGCATTGTGCAGATGCGATGGTCTGTATTTCCAATTGCGACAAGATTACGCCGGGGATGCTGATGGCCGCGCTCAGGCTGAATATCCCCGCCATTTTTGTTTCCGGCGGCCCGATGGAGGCCGGCAAGCTGGTGGATGTGCTGCATGGCCAGAAAAATGCGGATGAAAAGGAGCAGCGTATCGTCAAGATTGACCTGATCGATGCCATGATCCAGGCAGGAAATCCGCAGATCAGTGATGAAGAAGTGATGAACTATGAGCGTTCGGCCTGCCCGACCTGCGGCTCGTGCTCGGGGATGTTTACGGCAAACTCCATGAATTGCCTGATGGAAGCGCTGGGGATGGCGCTGCCAGGCAACGGTACGCTGGTTGCCACGCATGCCGACAGAAAAGAACTCTTTTTGCGTGCAGGCCGGACGATTGTCGGGCTGGCCAAACAGTATTATGAAAAGGATGATGCCTCGGTGCTGCCACGCAGTATTGTGACCAAGACGGCACTGGAAAATGCGATGGCGCTGGATGTCGCCATGGGCGGCTCGACCAATACGGTTTTGCACTTGCTGGCGGCGGCAAATGAAGGGGAAGTGCCGTTTGTGATGGCTGATATTGATCGGGTTTCCCGCCACGTGCCTTGTCTGTGCAAGGTGTCACCGGCAACGCATGATTATTTCATTGAGGATGTACATCGTGCCGGCGGGATTTTCGGCATACTGGCAGAGCTGGCGCGTGCCGGCCTGATTGATACCAGTACGCCAACGGTTCACAGCCCGACGATGGCAGATGCAATTGCCCGTTATGACGTGATGACGACAAAAGATGAAGGGGTGCTGTCGCTGTACCGTGCAGCGCCAGGCGGCGTGCCGACACAGGTGGCATTTTCGCAGGATCGGCGGTATGAGGAGCTGGATACCAACCGGGTGTCCGGCTGTATCCGTAATCGTGAACATGCTTATACGGAAGATGGCGGCCTGGCTGTTCTGCATGGCAATATCGCGCTTGATGGCTGTATCGTGAAGACGGCCGGCGTGGATGAGCGTATCTGGAAATTTACCGGCAGAGCACGCATTTTTGAAAGCCAGGAGGATACGGTCGAGGCGATTTTGCAAGACAGGATTTTCCCGGGTGATGTCATTATCGTCCGCTATGAGGGCCCCAAGGGCGGTCCCGGCATGCAGGAAATGTTGTATCCGACGTCCTACATCAAATCAAAGGGTCTGGGTTCAGACTGTGCACTTTTCACCGATGGCCGTTTTTCCGGTGGTTCATCCGGGCTGGTGATCGGGCATGCTTCACCAGAGGCGGCATCCGGCGGTGCGGTTGGCCTCATTGAAGAAGGCGACATGATTGAAATTGATATTCCGGCGCGCACCATCAATCTCCAGATCAGCGATACCGATCTGGCCCAGCGGCGCCGGAAAATGGACGCCAAAGGTGACAAGGCATGGAAACCGGTCAATCGGGAGCGCGTGGTATCAAAATCCCTGCAGGCTTATGCCGCCATGGCAACGTCAGCTGATCGTGGTGCGGTCAGGGACATCAACCAGTTGAAAAAATAA